A genomic segment from Luteolibacter ambystomatis encodes:
- a CDS encoding tetratricopeptide repeat-containing sulfotransferase family protein, whose translation MRAEAEQALQRGDIHEALSLWSLITAGNASPDDLLTHAGILQHVYRSAEAAPLWDRLLAHPDATPDQWLMAAKRFFQDGRFAACARFTARAWQAVPDSPDIAVLHASALERCGELEEAARVASALLAAHPLHPRLVRQLAHLERREGRFETARERLERQLQHHTSHDDWRLRYELAAIYDRLGGFTEAMRELELAKRQIARESAALRPEWRAMTTRQWEVTRGITPERLARWQREAPQPPRRICLMAGFPRSGTTLMEKVLTAHPGCIGTDESGVLATQFRTPIVFGARSTAEVLVELDGYDEASLAAGRDVYFHCTADVLGEEPGDRLLLEKDPLLTPDLALPLRLFPEARILMPLRDPRDVLVSFYFTIVPLAPNSVAAASLADSALYLTEVMRHWLLWRERLDPARWMESRYEDLLAHPEARTRELAAFLGLDWRPEMLAHHQAADARPIGTPTYDDVSKPLYTRSLGRWRNYLPWLEPHLETLRPVLDAFGWT comes from the coding sequence ATGAGAGCGGAGGCGGAACAAGCCCTTCAACGAGGGGATATCCATGAGGCGCTGTCCCTGTGGTCCCTCATCACCGCCGGCAATGCCTCACCGGACGACCTGCTGACTCATGCTGGCATCCTCCAGCACGTCTATCGCTCGGCCGAGGCCGCGCCATTGTGGGATCGCCTCCTGGCGCATCCGGATGCCACGCCGGACCAATGGCTGATGGCGGCGAAGCGGTTTTTTCAGGACGGTCGCTTTGCCGCTTGTGCCCGTTTCACCGCCCGCGCTTGGCAGGCGGTGCCGGATTCTCCGGACATCGCCGTGCTGCACGCGTCCGCCTTGGAGCGCTGCGGCGAATTGGAAGAAGCCGCCCGCGTGGCCTCCGCCTTGCTCGCGGCCCATCCCCTGCATCCCCGGCTGGTGCGTCAGCTTGCCCACCTGGAGCGGCGCGAGGGCCGTTTCGAAACCGCCCGCGAGCGCCTGGAGCGGCAGTTGCAGCACCACACCTCGCACGACGACTGGCGGCTGCGCTACGAACTCGCCGCCATCTACGATCGCCTCGGCGGCTTCACGGAGGCCATGCGCGAGCTGGAACTTGCGAAGCGCCAGATCGCCCGCGAGTCCGCTGCGCTGCGTCCAGAGTGGCGGGCCATGACCACCCGCCAGTGGGAGGTCACCCGAGGCATCACCCCGGAGCGGCTGGCCCGCTGGCAGCGCGAGGCCCCGCAGCCGCCGCGCCGCATTTGTCTGATGGCGGGCTTCCCCCGGTCCGGCACCACTCTGATGGAAAAAGTGCTCACCGCTCATCCGGGCTGCATCGGAACGGATGAGTCCGGCGTTCTCGCCACCCAGTTCCGCACGCCGATCGTCTTCGGCGCGCGCTCCACCGCGGAGGTGCTCGTGGAATTGGACGGCTATGACGAGGCGAGCCTCGCCGCCGGCCGCGATGTGTATTTCCACTGCACCGCCGATGTGCTGGGTGAGGAGCCCGGCGACAGGCTGCTGCTGGAAAAAGATCCGCTGCTCACGCCGGATCTCGCCCTGCCGCTGCGGTTGTTTCCAGAGGCGCGCATCCTCATGCCGCTGCGCGATCCGCGTGACGTTCTCGTCAGCTTCTATTTCACCATCGTGCCTCTTGCGCCGAACAGCGTGGCCGCGGCCTCGCTGGCGGACTCCGCGCTCTATCTCACGGAAGTCATGCGCCACTGGCTGCTGTGGCGGGAGCGGCTCGATCCCGCGCGCTGGATGGAGTCCCGCTATGAGGACCTGCTGGCGCACCCGGAGGCCCGCACCCGGGAGCTCGCCGCCTTTCTCGGGCTCGACTGGCGTCCGGAAATGCTCGCCCACCATCAGGCTGCGGACGCGCGTCCCATCGGCACGCCCACCTACGATGATGTGTCGAAGCCGCTCTACACCCGCTCGCTCGGACGCTGGCGGAACTACCTGCCGTGGCTGGAACCGCATCTGGAAACCCTCCGGCCCGTGCTGGATGCCTTCGGCTGGACCTGA
- a CDS encoding PEP-CTERM sorting domain-containing protein, with protein sequence MKLQSSKLFQLASTGAAGLALVQSLQAATVLTGSGLTNNTTIPTTHGSNAVGTPDIALNWSPGGALGWQAYNSWPTGGQVYQLDGPGSGYTGAVNYTIAFTPSSGSIAVKLTSIDLNDWVGPSTVSLQNTTLDWTVTGSVSGALGGGTGLVVTNGTVQTLNFGIQGVGGETLTLSFKPTGGSGSYFAVDNLSFDQVAVPEPSGILLGGLGLGALALRRRK encoded by the coding sequence ATGAAGCTCCAATCCTCCAAGCTTTTCCAACTCGCTTCGACCGGTGCGGCGGGTCTCGCCCTGGTCCAGTCGCTGCAGGCCGCCACGGTTCTCACCGGTTCCGGCCTGACCAACAACACCACCATTCCCACCACCCATGGCAGCAACGCCGTGGGCACGCCGGACATCGCGCTGAACTGGAGCCCCGGTGGCGCGCTCGGCTGGCAGGCCTACAACAGTTGGCCGACCGGCGGCCAGGTCTATCAGCTCGATGGTCCCGGCAGCGGCTATACCGGTGCGGTCAACTACACCATCGCCTTCACCCCTTCCTCCGGCTCCATTGCCGTCAAGCTGACCTCCATCGACCTGAACGACTGGGTCGGCCCGTCCACCGTGTCCCTGCAGAATACCACGCTCGACTGGACCGTGACCGGCAGCGTCTCCGGTGCGCTCGGCGGCGGCACCGGTCTGGTGGTCACCAATGGCACCGTGCAAACACTCAACTTCGGCATCCAGGGAGTGGGCGGTGAAACGCTCACGCTCTCCTTCAAGCCGACGGGAGGCTCCGGTTCCTACTTCGCCGTGGACAATCTGAGCTTCGACCAGGTGGCGGTGCCGGAACCGTCCGGCATCCTGCTCGGTGGTCTCGGTCTCGGCGCGCTGGCGCTCCGCCGCCGCAAGTAG
- a CDS encoding choice-of-anchor M domain-containing protein, with protein MKLKTRFALSAVSLLLAGAFTAPDARGAVTYTSGHADIGVAYEDGAFDLHFHSEGGVIDGVETNGEYAPGDVIIRADSANLTLPMDFPALGKVSGETIWVLPWTQEEGLPFLGLASEELNPDDWDSSGITFTITQATCLGDPAASFAMWRYDVFGGIILDASSLTGPSSISTTTGGHDHFNFGFSTPGAWDVTFTVTGTNNSDGPVSATGTFRFDVVPEPSSALLGVLGTGLLVLRRRR; from the coding sequence ATGAAACTGAAAACACGATTCGCGTTGTCCGCGGTATCCTTGCTGCTCGCCGGCGCTTTCACGGCCCCGGATGCGCGTGGGGCTGTCACCTATACTTCCGGGCACGCGGACATCGGCGTCGCCTATGAAGACGGGGCGTTCGATCTCCATTTCCATTCGGAAGGCGGCGTGATCGATGGCGTCGAAACGAATGGAGAATACGCTCCCGGCGATGTCATCATCCGCGCGGATTCCGCGAACCTCACGCTGCCGATGGATTTCCCGGCTCTCGGAAAGGTCTCTGGCGAGACAATCTGGGTTCTGCCTTGGACACAGGAAGAAGGGTTGCCATTCCTCGGGCTCGCCTCCGAAGAACTGAATCCCGACGATTGGGATTCATCGGGGATTACCTTCACCATCACGCAGGCAACATGCCTCGGCGATCCGGCCGCATCTTTCGCCATGTGGCGCTATGATGTGTTCGGCGGCATCATTCTGGATGCTTCTTCGCTGACAGGGCCCTCCTCCATCTCCACCACGACCGGCGGCCATGATCATTTCAACTTCGGGTTCAGTACTCCGGGAGCATGGGATGTGACCTTCACCGTCACCGGTACCAACAATTCGGACGGGCCGGTGAGCGCGACGGGAACCTTCCGCTTCGACGTCGTTCCGGAACCGTCGTCCGCGCTTCTGGGAGTATTGGGCACCGGTTTGTTGGTCCTCAGACGCCGCCGCTGA
- a CDS encoding choice-of-anchor M domain-containing protein, giving the protein MRLIFALTALAVPSAKAATPPADLLYGHFEFHLGYVPTPGNPDAGWRITASYDQDDDFSTADGVVVMDPSSTVFTAAPSTLTAVPSPPRSFARFGPAGTPLWILPQNNTLGRLFLGVRATIPTGIFQASVGGNYTPSPQGSISLRLISVTGTGPAAGGQFATWKTESLNTQVFSFDTTDGITDADKIDTIPVSSHTHYNWGFTKPGTYDVTVEAKGKLMAAPTSITSGRATYRFSVPFTSRAANGSSIRVVADAMGKPRMVVGSSSEPVAYAPDQVMLEAGTATGASSALPGALWEVNGTLSTLAAGFPNGVGVDPVTASRALSGSEWSGVSLEIGKVRGPGNFALIEGGTVLAGNSGGTIPLNPAAARNIMAGFTASGLYVAECLVHGVRNGLPVSSGPLRLFFGAGLTANHTYADWQSSFERTAGISSGALASAADDFDHDGVANGVEFALFWHGMDPTRPDSSLGPLPFPDADGYARYEFLRDTYKDPLNETGWQIRPSYSPDLVTWRLRSSRTAGFPFTDAETGAGEGNAAGRITRRRLRIMPGPFDRMFYRMNIKSF; this is encoded by the coding sequence ATGCGCTTGATCTTCGCTCTAACCGCGCTGGCGGTGCCGTCCGCCAAAGCCGCGACTCCTCCTGCGGACCTTCTCTACGGCCACTTCGAGTTTCACCTCGGCTACGTGCCCACTCCCGGAAATCCGGATGCCGGGTGGCGCATCACCGCTTCCTATGATCAGGACGACGATTTCAGCACCGCGGATGGAGTCGTGGTCATGGACCCCTCATCCACGGTTTTCACCGCCGCCCCGTCCACGCTCACAGCTGTTCCGTCCCCTCCCAGGAGCTTCGCCCGGTTCGGCCCGGCAGGGACTCCGTTGTGGATTCTTCCCCAGAACAACACGCTCGGCCGCCTTTTCCTCGGGGTCCGTGCCACCATCCCCACCGGCATCTTCCAGGCATCCGTTGGCGGGAACTACACTCCCAGCCCGCAGGGCAGCATTTCACTGCGCCTGATTTCCGTGACCGGGACCGGACCCGCGGCGGGAGGACAGTTCGCGACATGGAAAACCGAGAGCCTCAACACCCAGGTGTTCTCCTTCGATACCACGGACGGAATCACCGATGCCGACAAGATCGACACCATTCCGGTATCCTCCCACACCCACTACAACTGGGGCTTCACCAAACCCGGGACCTACGACGTGACCGTCGAGGCAAAGGGCAAGCTGATGGCAGCGCCCACCAGCATCACCAGCGGCCGGGCGACCTATCGCTTCTCGGTGCCTTTCACCTCCCGCGCTGCGAATGGCTCCTCGATCCGTGTCGTGGCGGATGCCATGGGCAAGCCGCGGATGGTCGTGGGCTCCTCTTCCGAGCCGGTTGCCTACGCACCGGATCAGGTCATGCTGGAGGCTGGCACCGCCACCGGTGCGTCTTCCGCCCTTCCGGGAGCCCTATGGGAGGTCAATGGCACGCTCTCCACTCTCGCCGCCGGTTTTCCGAACGGAGTGGGGGTGGACCCGGTAACCGCTTCCAGAGCCTTGTCGGGAAGTGAATGGTCCGGAGTTTCGCTGGAGATCGGCAAGGTCCGCGGGCCGGGGAATTTCGCCCTCATCGAAGGTGGAACGGTGCTGGCCGGAAACAGCGGGGGGACCATCCCGTTGAACCCTGCGGCCGCCCGCAATATCATGGCAGGCTTCACCGCAAGCGGACTCTACGTGGCGGAGTGTCTGGTGCATGGCGTCAGGAACGGCCTGCCGGTTTCCTCCGGTCCGCTCAGGCTGTTCTTCGGAGCGGGCCTCACCGCGAACCACACCTACGCCGACTGGCAATCCAGCTTCGAACGGACGGCCGGTATCTCCAGCGGTGCGCTGGCGTCCGCGGCGGACGACTTCGACCATGACGGCGTGGCCAATGGCGTGGAGTTCGCACTCTTCTGGCACGGGATGGATCCCACACGTCCGGATTCCTCCCTCGGGCCTCTGCCATTCCCGGATGCGGACGGATACGCCCGCTACGAGTTCCTGAGGGATACCTACAAGGACCCCCTGAACGAGACCGGTTGGCAGATCCGTCCGTCCTACAGTCCGGACCTCGTGACATGGCGTCTCCGCTCCTCCCGGACTGCGGGATTTCCATTCACCGATGCCGAAACGGGGGCCGGTGAAGGAAACGCGGCGGGCCGCATCACGCGCCGCCGCCTGCGCATCATGCCGGGTCCATTCGACCGCATGTTCTACCGCATGAACATCAAATCTTTCTGA
- a CDS encoding TonB-dependent receptor — translation MNALFAAAGFALVAVTPGFVFSQDLLEPVEPPQEEQPELEEVVVTGEREEKASHLGAISMQPVQVVPKAVLQRNARATLGETLGWEPGVSSGYFGPGSSRPVIRGFEGVRVRTLKDDLGTFDLSDVSPDHGVALEPFLLESVEIHRGPASLLYGNSAIGGAVNARSRVLARSHPAEAVSGGWETRYDTNGEAWAGAGHLTLSEGPWILRFTGSARDSNDISIPGRARSGAHEFVESPRVYDPGLGMEIPVPNASGTLPNSAHEGSTWSGGISWKPEDRPYLLGMSYSRFDSTYGVPYFYPGDPTDLFGDYSIQMAQDRFDFEGSADFENACISRIEGRLGYATYRHGEFFEGMGKDSGRDFLDTSLGKDAWEGRLDTHHKLLDGRLTGVVGITGGIEDLTAARTVFPPPGIQRARSQFHSESAGIYLLEKYEVGDWTWQIGHRTEAAKVTDESLEHLGFVRGSEDVSNSTSGGLTWNRKDVPWFDDMSLTAVLSRVERTPTATERYAFWNNAGIGRFLVGGDLDGVPLDQERSTGGELGLKVSKGPATLRVNGYYYDFSNFIFLQEAPGLTGGFGRAVQYIGREARFTGFESELEWRVREGLGLTLMSDYVHATNVTDDEPVPRMPPLRLGTRLEWQHGNFNAGVELRHAFAQDRVKPAPRAELPPGSYTMLNADASWKLSRAGQDVTFFIRATNLLNEEARVSTSFRKDTAPLPGRGLSLGIRHEF, via the coding sequence ATGAACGCATTGTTTGCCGCAGCCGGATTTGCCCTGGTGGCTGTCACTCCCGGATTCGTATTTTCCCAGGACCTGTTGGAGCCGGTGGAACCTCCTCAGGAAGAACAGCCCGAGTTGGAGGAAGTGGTCGTGACGGGCGAACGGGAGGAGAAGGCCAGCCACCTTGGAGCCATTTCCATGCAGCCGGTGCAGGTCGTTCCAAAAGCGGTGCTGCAGCGCAACGCACGCGCCACGTTGGGAGAGACACTCGGATGGGAGCCCGGTGTGTCCTCGGGATACTTCGGACCCGGTTCCAGCCGCCCGGTGATCCGCGGATTCGAAGGGGTACGGGTGCGGACACTGAAGGACGATCTCGGGACGTTCGACCTTTCCGATGTCAGCCCGGATCATGGCGTGGCGCTGGAGCCGTTCCTGTTGGAGAGCGTGGAGATCCACCGTGGCCCTGCATCGCTGCTCTACGGCAATTCCGCGATCGGCGGAGCGGTGAATGCCAGGAGCCGCGTGCTCGCCCGCTCGCATCCGGCCGAAGCCGTGTCGGGCGGCTGGGAGACCCGATACGATACCAATGGCGAGGCATGGGCCGGGGCGGGCCATCTGACGCTTTCCGAAGGGCCTTGGATCCTACGGTTCACCGGATCGGCCCGGGATTCGAATGACATCTCCATCCCCGGCAGGGCGCGCAGCGGAGCCCATGAGTTCGTGGAGAGCCCGCGTGTCTATGACCCGGGCCTGGGCATGGAAATCCCGGTGCCGAACGCATCGGGGACACTTCCGAATTCGGCCCACGAGGGATCGACATGGTCGGGCGGGATCTCCTGGAAGCCGGAGGATCGCCCCTATCTGCTGGGCATGTCCTACTCCCGCTTCGACAGCACCTATGGCGTGCCTTATTTCTATCCCGGGGATCCCACCGATTTGTTCGGGGACTACAGCATCCAGATGGCGCAGGACCGCTTCGATTTCGAAGGCAGCGCGGATTTTGAAAACGCCTGCATCTCCCGCATCGAAGGCCGCCTCGGCTACGCGACCTACCGGCATGGCGAGTTCTTCGAGGGAATGGGCAAGGACTCGGGGCGGGACTTTCTGGACACCTCGCTGGGGAAGGATGCATGGGAGGGTCGTCTGGACACCCACCACAAGTTGCTTGATGGCCGGTTGACCGGAGTTGTCGGGATCACGGGCGGCATCGAGGATCTCACGGCGGCCCGCACCGTCTTCCCCCCTCCCGGCATCCAGCGGGCGCGCAGCCAGTTCCACAGCGAGTCCGCAGGGATCTATCTGCTGGAGAAATACGAGGTCGGAGACTGGACATGGCAGATCGGCCACCGCACGGAAGCGGCGAAGGTGACGGATGAAAGCCTGGAGCATCTGGGCTTTGTCCGCGGCAGCGAGGATGTCTCCAACAGCACCTCGGGAGGGCTCACCTGGAATCGGAAGGACGTGCCGTGGTTCGATGACATGTCGTTGACCGCCGTGCTTTCCCGCGTGGAACGGACCCCGACCGCCACCGAGCGCTACGCCTTCTGGAACAATGCCGGGATCGGACGGTTCCTGGTCGGCGGCGATCTGGATGGTGTCCCGCTGGACCAGGAACGCTCGACCGGCGGGGAGCTCGGCCTGAAGGTGTCGAAGGGTCCGGCGACGCTGCGGGTGAACGGATACTACTATGATTTCAGTAATTTCATCTTCCTCCAGGAAGCGCCCGGCCTCACGGGTGGCTTCGGCCGTGCGGTGCAATACATCGGCCGCGAGGCTCGATTCACCGGCTTCGAGTCCGAACTGGAGTGGAGGGTCCGCGAGGGCCTGGGATTGACCCTCATGAGCGACTACGTCCATGCGACGAATGTCACGGACGACGAACCGGTTCCGCGGATGCCACCGCTGCGGCTCGGAACGCGGCTCGAGTGGCAACACGGGAACTTCAACGCCGGAGTCGAACTGCGGCATGCCTTCGCACAGGACCGGGTGAAGCCCGCCCCGCGGGCGGAGCTGCCTCCGGGTTCCTACACGATGCTGAACGCGGATGCCTCCTGGAAGCTCTCGCGGGCCGGGCAGGATGTCACCTTTTTCATACGGGCCACCAATCTCCTCAACGAAGAGGCGCGTGTCTCCACCTCTTTCCGCAAGGACACCGCCCCGCTTCCGGGCCGCGGCCTCTCACTGGGCATTCGCCATGAGTTCTGA